CGCAAGCCAACCCCGGACTCGGGATCGGAAGTACTCCCCTTGGTGAGTTTCGAGGAATGCCTCATTCAGTCGTCTTCGGACCTCTTCGAGTCGTGCTCCGTCGATGCCGCTGGACTCGCCGTCCTGCTCAAGATCATCAATGCTTGACATCTCGCTGTCCTGTCCCCGACGAGCGCGCCCGGTGCCGATCGGCTGTGGACGGGTTCCGTCCTACCCCGCGGCCTCACTTATGGGCCCAAGGTACGGGGGCACGGAGGATCAGCTGATCCAGAACCCCGACTGCCTCCCCGAGGCGCGACACCTCGTGGTCACACGGCGACTACCAGCCCCCAAGGTTCGTGCTGGTCACAGAACTGGTCACAGAGACGCGAAAAACGCCCCTCAGGCACAGGACCTGAGAGGCGTTTTCGCTGGTAGCGGGGGCAGGATTTGAACCTGCGACCTCTGGGTTATGAGCCCAGCGAGCTACCGAGCTGCTCCACCCCGCGTTGACTTGTTCAATGCTACGACATGGCAGACGCGGCGCAAAATCGGGGTGGCTGGGTGGCCGACCGATGTGGTCGGCCACCCGACAACCCCTGCAACGCTAGGGTGATCGGCTCGGACTGGCCGCGCGTGACGGTGTCGCCTCCGGTCTACCGGATGGACTCGTCGACGGTGATGGGCTGGTAGCCGTCCCGCTAGGCGTCGGCGACGGTTCGTTGCCGAGCTGCTGGCGTAGTCGCTCGGCCTCGTCCAGCGCCGTCTTCAGCTTCTTCTGCGCGTCACCGTAGGCGGCGAAGTCGCCCTTCTTCAGCGCTGCCTGGCCCTCCTCGTACGCGTCCTGCGCGTCCTGCAGGGCTTCTTCCAGCTGGGCCTGAACATCGCCCCTGGGTTCTTCCTTGCCTTCGTCCGTGTCGTCGCCGTTCGACGCACCGCCGAGCACTTGGTCTATCGCCTCGTCCAGGGTCGGCGCATAGCCGATCTTCCCGCCGAACGACACGAGCACACGTTGCAGCAACGGATACGACTCACCGGTTCTCGCCTGCACGTAGACCGGCTCCACATAGAGCAGACCACCCCCAAACGGCAGGGTGAGCAGGTTGCCGAACCGTACGCTCGAACCACCGCGGCGTAACAACGACAGCTCTTGCGCCGCAGGCGCGTATGCCTCAAAGTTGCCCTGCATCGTGCCCGGGCCCGGGACCGCGGTGTTCGAAGGTAACTTCAACACGCGTAACTTGCCGTAGTCATTGCCAGGTTCACTGGACACCGACACGAACCCGGCGAGGTTGGGTCTGCCTCTGGGCACGAAGGTCGACGTCAGCGAGAACCGCGCCTCGTCGTCGCCGGGCATCCTGGTCTCCAGGTAGTACGGCGGCTGCGCGATCTTGGCGTCCCCTGCGGTCGGGTCGTTGGGGGTCTGCCAGTACTCCTGCCCGCCGTAGAACGCGGCCGGGTTGGTCACGTGGTACCGGGACAGGATCTCCCGCTGTGCCTTGAACATGTCGGCCGGGTAGCGCACGTGGTCGCGTACGGCGTCGCTCATCTCCGACACCGGCTTGACCTTGTTACCGAACGCCTTCTGCCACGTCTTCAGCACCGGGTCCTTGGCGTCCCACGCGTACAGCGTGACCTCGCCGCTGTACGCGTCGACGGTCGCCTTCACCGAGTTGCGGATGTAGTTGACCTCCTGCTCCGGCTGCGCTGTACGCGCGGCCGTGCCGGTCAAGCTGTCCTCGGTCGCCTCGTCCAGGGACGTCTTCTGGCTGTACGGGTACATGTCGGTCGTCGTGTACCCGTCGACGATCCACTGGATCCGGCCATCCACCACGGCGGGGTACGGGTCACCGTCGAGCTCGAGGAACGGTGCAGCCTTCTGCACCCGGTCGCGCGGGCTGCGGTCATAGAGGATCTGCGACTCTTCGTTGATGTCGCCAGAGAAGAGGATGTTGTAGTCGCGCATCTCGACGGCGTACAACAACCGTTGCCAGAACGAGCCGATCTTCACCCCGCCGTCACCGTTGTAGGTGGTCTTCGTCTGCCCGGAACCGCCCTCGCTGGAGTAGTCGAACTCCTGCGGCGGCGCGCCCTTCGGAGCACCGACGATCGAGTAGCTCGGCACCTGCTCGCCGAAGTACACCCGTGGCTCGTACTTGCCCAGTGAGCCCTTCGGCGGGATGTCCTTCGACTGCCAGACCGGCTTGCCCTCGTCGTCGACCTGGGTGCCGTCGGCGCCGACGAAGCCGTAGCCGTGGGTGTACTGCAGCCGGTCGACGACCCAGCGGCCGCGCTGTCCTTCGGGCGCCCCGGGCAGCTCACGTACCGCAGCGACGGTCGTCTCCTGGTTGCCGTCGATCGCGTATCTGTCGATGTCGAGCGACTCGGAGAAGCTGTAGAAGCCGCGGATCTGCTGCAGCTGCTGGAACGTCTTCGACACGACGTTCGGGTCGACCAGCCGGATGTTCTCAGTGCTGTCGCTATCCGACGTCTGGTCCTGCGTGACGTTCCTGCGTGCGTTGTACGGGGTGACCTCGGTATCCGCGACGTCGTACGCGTCTCTGGTGCTCTTGATGTTCCTGTCGATGTACTCCCGCTCCCGTGCCTCCTGGTTCGGCTTCACCTGGAACTGCTGCACGACGGCCGGGTACGCGCCACCGACGAGCACTGCGGACAGGATCAACAAGCCGAGGCCCATGCCGGCGAACAGCAGTCCGCGACGCACCGCGCTGACGACGAACATCGCCGCACACAACAGTGCGATCGCGGCCAGGATGGTCTTCGCCGGGAGCACCGCGTGCACGTCGGTATACGACGCGCCTGCGGTCACGCCGCGGTCGGAGTGCACCAGGCCGTAGCGGTCCATCCAGTAGTCCGCGGCCAGCAACACCATGAACACGCCGGCCAGGATGCCGAGGTGTGCTCGGGCGCCGGAGCTCAGCTGCCCACCGCGGCCGGCGAACCGCATCCCGCCGAACGCGTAGTGCGTGGCGGCCGCGGCGAGGAACGCCACCACGATCATGGCGAAACCGTAACCGAGCAGCAGTCGGATGAACGGATACGAGAAGACGTAGAAACTCACGTCCATGCCGAACTGCGGGTCCTGCTCACCGAACGAGACCCGGTTGAGGAAACCGAGCACGGTACGCCACTCGTTGTCGGCGGACAGGCCACCGACCAGCCCGACGAGCCCGGAGATGACGAGCGCGAACTTGGTCAGGTGCGGCTCGAACGCACGGCGGTAGCGCGCGAGCGCCTGCTGGTCCGGCGTGTTCGGGACGGTCTTCGGCCGCAATCGCTTGGCGATCAACAGGCTGAGCAGGACCGAACCACCGATCAGCACGGCGCCGGCCACGAACAGGCCGATCCTGGTGGCGATCAGCGTGCTGTAGATCCCGGAGAACCCGATGGACTGATACCACAGCACGTTCGTGTAGATCCTGGTGAACACCAGGAAGAGGATCACCACTACCACGGCTATGGCGATGCCGATGAGGATTCGCCGGCCGCGCGGCGACACCCCCGGTCGACCCGCCCCTGCGGAATAGGCCACTACACCCACCCAATCTCAGCAACTCTGCTTTGGTCCACGAAGCCCATATCCATCCTCCGCACTCGGGACGCCGGTTCCCCGGTGGCCATGTCAGCTGCCATCACACGAGGGCACGGCACCGTCGCCGGTACGGATTGTGTCCAATGCGTCGACCGCATCCTCGAGGGTACCCACCTTCACCAACCGCATCCCGTCGGGAGCGGTCCTCCGCGCCTCGGCACAGTTGCCGGACGGCGTGAGGAAGACCGTTGCCCCTTCGTCCTTGGCGGCGACCATCTTCTGGGTGACCCCGCCGATCGCGTCGACTTTACCCTGCGAGTCCATCGTGCCCGTCCCAGCAATGAAACGACCGTCGGCGAGCTGGCGTTCCGTCAACAGGTCGACGATGGCCAGCGAGAACATCAGCCCGGCGGACGGGCCACCGACGTTCTGCAGCCTGATCCGCACCTTCACCGGGTACGTGTAGTCGGCGCCGAGCTCGATGCCGACGATGGCACGCTCCTCGTTGTCCGGTGCGGGGACGGTCTTCAACGCGACGGTGGACTGCTCGCCCTTGCGCTTCACGGTGATCCGTACGCGGTCGCCCGGCTCGTACTTGCCCATCTGCTTCTGCACGCTGGCGGCGTTCGGCGTACGAACCCCGTTGATCGCCCAGATCTGGTCGCCGGCGTGCAGCTCGTCCTCGGCGGGCATGTCCTTCTGCACCGTCTTGACGATGAGGCGTTCCTTGACCGGGATGCCGACGTGCCGCAGCGCCGCGACCGTGCCCTCGTCCTCGGAGCTCTGGAACTGCTCCGCGCTCTCCTTCTCGATCTGCTGCCGCGTCGTGCCCTCGGGGTAGTAGATCTCCTCGGGCACGACCGCCACGTTCGGGTCGACCCAGCCGGTGAGGACCTGCCCGAGGCTCGGCTGGTTTCCTGGACCCCCGATGACGGAAACCGTGGTCATGTTGAGGTGCCCGCTGACGGAGTACGTCTTGCGGCCGGTGACCGAGACGACCGGCCGCCCGTCGACGTCGCCGATAGTGTTGTACGTCGGGCCGGGGGCCTCGCGCACGTACGGCACGGGCAGGTACC
This portion of the Streptosporangiales bacterium genome encodes:
- a CDS encoding UPF0182 family protein gives rise to the protein MGVVAYSAGAGRPGVSPRGRRILIGIAIAVVVVILFLVFTRIYTNVLWYQSIGFSGIYSTLIATRIGLFVAGAVLIGGSVLLSLLIAKRLRPKTVPNTPDQQALARYRRAFEPHLTKFALVISGLVGLVGGLSADNEWRTVLGFLNRVSFGEQDPQFGMDVSFYVFSYPFIRLLLGYGFAMIVVAFLAAAATHYAFGGMRFAGRGGQLSSGARAHLGILAGVFMVLLAADYWMDRYGLVHSDRGVTAGASYTDVHAVLPAKTILAAIALLCAAMFVVSAVRRGLLFAGMGLGLLILSAVLVGGAYPAVVQQFQVKPNQEAREREYIDRNIKSTRDAYDVADTEVTPYNARRNVTQDQTSDSDSTENIRLVDPNVVSKTFQQLQQIRGFYSFSESLDIDRYAIDGNQETTVAAVRELPGAPEGQRGRWVVDRLQYTHGYGFVGADGTQVDDEGKPVWQSKDIPPKGSLGKYEPRVYFGEQVPSYSIVGAPKGAPPQEFDYSSEGGSGQTKTTYNGDGGVKIGSFWQRLLYAVEMRDYNILFSGDINEESQILYDRSPRDRVQKAAPFLELDGDPYPAVVDGRIQWIVDGYTTTDMYPYSQKTSLDEATEDSLTGTAARTAQPEQEVNYIRNSVKATVDAYSGEVTLYAWDAKDPVLKTWQKAFGNKVKPVSEMSDAVRDHVRYPADMFKAQREILSRYHVTNPAAFYGGQEYWQTPNDPTAGDAKIAQPPYYLETRMPGDDEARFSLTSTFVPRGRPNLAGFVSVSSEPGNDYGKLRVLKLPSNTAVPGPGTMQGNFEAYAPAAQELSLLRRGGSSVRFGNLLTLPFGGGLLYVEPVYVQARTGESYPLLQRVLVSFGGKIGYAPTLDEAIDQVLGGASNGDDTDEGKEEPRGDVQAQLEEALQDAQDAYEEGQAALKKGDFAAYGDAQKKLKTALDEAERLRQQLGNEPSPTPSGTATSPSPSTSPSGRPEATPSRAASPSRSP
- a CDS encoding PDZ domain-containing protein; translated protein: MVGRLVTLAVSGVLVVVMVAAGWYLPVPYVREAPGPTYNTIGDVDGRPVVSVTGRKTYSVSGHLNMTTVSVIGGPGNQPSLGQVLTGWVDPNVAVVPEEIYYPEGTTRQQIEKESAEQFQSSEDEGTVAALRHVGIPVKERLIVKTVQKDMPAEDELHAGDQIWAINGVRTPNAASVQKQMGKYEPGDRVRITVKRKGEQSTVALKTVPAPDNEERAIVGIELGADYTYPVKVRIRLQNVGGPSAGLMFSLAIVDLLTERQLADGRFIAGTGTMDSQGKVDAIGGVTQKMVAAKDEGATVFLTPSGNCAEARRTAPDGMRLVKVGTLEDAVDALDTIRTGDGAVPSCDGS